From a single Crateriforma spongiae genomic region:
- the ppdK gene encoding pyruvate, phosphate dikinase has product MVYYFGKTKTEGKKATKAVLGGKGKNLAEMTSIGLPVPPGFTITTEVCDAYYKAGKKLPNGLMDDVHKAVKLLEKELKKSFGDDSNPLLVSVRSGAAVSMPGMMNTILNLGLNDVATEGLAKATKNERFAYDAYRRLINMYGDVVMGIEHEAFEEAFTKIKKKYKVTEDTEVPAEGLKELCDAYKAVYKKGCGEEFPQDPITQLQLAIEAVFGSWNADRAISYRRIEAAKGNSEIANLIGTAVNVQAMVYGNMGDDSGTGVGFTRDPNTGQNKFYGEFLVNAQGEDVVAGIRTPQPVSEMGKWDRKAHKELMEIKKTLEDHYTDMQDIEFTIEKGKLFMLQTRTGKRNGIAAVKIACDMVKEGLIDEKEAVRRVPASDLTHCLLPSFKPTARNAADVLCRGLNASPGAAVGKLAFTAEEARSRFEAGENVILVRRETSPEDVEGMSAAVGILTSTGGATSHAAVVARGWGKCCVAGAGDIHINEKAKKITVNGRTLTDKDTISLDGATGEVMAGEVETQEPKLAGDFAKLMTWADKYRTLNIRTNADSPADSKRARDFGAEGIGLCRTEHMFFEADRIIHMRSMILADTEDDRRAALKKLLPFQRKDFEGIFKAMKGLPVTIRLLDPPLHEFLPHDNSAQKEMATELGVKPAEIKKRAQALHESNPMLGHRGCRLSVTYPEILEMQVQAIVEAAINSAKKKIDAHPEIMIPLVGTSAELRILREKVEETIEATKSAKKFDGKLDIKIGTMIEIPRAALTADEVAEYADFFSFGTNDLTQMTFGYSRDDVGGFLPEYIENKILQIDPFQSIDQTGVGQLVSMGVEKGRSIKKNLKVGICGEHGGDPQSVRFCHEVGLDYVSCSPFRVPIARLAAAQAALG; this is encoded by the coding sequence ATGGTGTACTACTTCGGCAAAACCAAGACCGAAGGCAAAAAGGCGACCAAGGCCGTGTTGGGCGGCAAAGGCAAGAACCTGGCGGAAATGACGTCGATCGGACTGCCGGTTCCTCCCGGATTCACGATCACCACCGAAGTCTGCGACGCTTATTACAAAGCCGGCAAGAAGTTGCCAAACGGCTTGATGGATGACGTCCATAAGGCCGTCAAATTGCTGGAAAAGGAACTGAAGAAGTCCTTCGGCGATGATTCCAACCCGTTGCTGGTCAGCGTCCGCAGCGGTGCCGCCGTGTCGATGCCCGGGATGATGAACACCATCCTGAACTTGGGTCTGAACGATGTCGCGACCGAGGGCTTGGCCAAGGCGACCAAGAACGAACGTTTTGCTTACGACGCCTATCGCCGACTGATCAACATGTACGGCGACGTCGTCATGGGCATCGAACACGAAGCGTTCGAAGAAGCCTTCACGAAAATCAAGAAGAAGTACAAGGTCACCGAAGACACGGAAGTTCCGGCCGAAGGCTTGAAGGAACTGTGTGACGCCTACAAGGCCGTGTACAAGAAGGGCTGTGGCGAAGAATTCCCACAGGACCCCATCACGCAACTGCAACTGGCGATCGAAGCCGTTTTCGGTTCCTGGAACGCCGACCGCGCGATCAGCTATCGCCGAATCGAAGCCGCCAAGGGCAACTCGGAAATCGCCAACTTGATCGGTACCGCCGTCAACGTCCAAGCGATGGTGTACGGAAACATGGGTGATGATTCCGGAACCGGTGTCGGTTTCACCCGCGACCCGAACACGGGACAGAACAAGTTCTACGGCGAATTTTTGGTCAACGCCCAGGGTGAAGACGTCGTGGCCGGTATCCGCACGCCGCAACCTGTTTCGGAAATGGGCAAGTGGGACCGCAAGGCTCACAAGGAACTGATGGAAATCAAGAAGACGCTTGAGGACCATTACACCGACATGCAGGACATCGAGTTCACGATCGAGAAGGGCAAGCTGTTCATGCTGCAAACCCGGACCGGCAAGCGGAACGGGATCGCCGCAGTAAAAATCGCCTGCGACATGGTCAAAGAAGGCCTGATCGATGAAAAGGAAGCGGTCCGCCGCGTCCCCGCATCCGACCTGACCCACTGTCTGTTGCCCAGCTTCAAGCCCACCGCCCGCAACGCCGCCGACGTGCTGTGCCGCGGATTGAATGCGTCGCCGGGTGCTGCGGTCGGCAAGTTGGCGTTCACCGCCGAAGAAGCCCGCAGCCGATTTGAAGCCGGCGAAAATGTCATCTTGGTCCGTCGCGAAACCAGCCCCGAAGACGTCGAAGGTATGTCGGCCGCGGTCGGTATCTTGACCAGCACCGGTGGTGCGACCAGCCACGCCGCGGTCGTCGCACGGGGTTGGGGCAAGTGCTGTGTCGCCGGTGCCGGTGACATTCACATCAACGAAAAGGCCAAGAAGATCACCGTCAACGGTCGCACGTTGACCGACAAGGACACCATCAGCCTGGACGGAGCAACAGGCGAAGTGATGGCCGGTGAAGTCGAAACGCAAGAGCCAAAACTGGCCGGCGATTTCGCCAAGCTGATGACCTGGGCCGACAAGTACCGCACGTTGAATATCCGCACCAATGCGGATTCGCCCGCCGACAGCAAGCGTGCCCGCGACTTCGGCGCCGAAGGCATCGGACTGTGCCGTACCGAGCACATGTTCTTCGAAGCCGATCGTATCATCCACATGCGTTCGATGATCTTGGCTGACACCGAAGACGATCGGCGTGCGGCACTGAAGAAGTTGCTGCCGTTCCAACGCAAAGACTTCGAAGGCATCTTCAAAGCCATGAAGGGCCTGCCGGTGACCATTCGGTTGCTGGACCCGCCGCTTCACGAATTCCTGCCGCACGACAACTCGGCACAAAAGGAAATGGCGACGGAACTGGGCGTCAAACCCGCCGAAATCAAGAAGCGTGCTCAAGCCCTGCACGAATCCAACCCGATGCTTGGCCACCGCGGTTGCCGTCTGAGCGTGACCTATCCGGAAATTCTGGAAATGCAGGTCCAAGCGATCGTCGAAGCCGCGATCAACAGCGCCAAGAAGAAGATCGATGCTCACCCGGAAATCATGATTCCGTTGGTCGGTACATCGGCCGAACTTCGTATCCTGCGTGAAAAGGTCGAAGAAACGATCGAAGCCACCAAGTCCGCCAAGAAGTTTGACGGCAAGTTGGACATCAAGATCGGCACGATGATCGAAATTCCGCGTGCCGCGTTGACCGCCGATGAAGTTGCCGAGTACGCCGACTTCTTCAGCTTCGGTACCAATGACTTGACCCAGATGACGTTCGGCTACAGCCGTGACGATGTCGGTGGATTCCTGCCGGAATACATCGAGAACAAGATTCTGCAGATCGACCCCTTCCAATCAATCGACCAAACCGGCGTCGGCCAGTTGGTTTCGATGGGCGTCGAAAAGGGCCGCAGCATCAAGAAGAATCTGAAGGTCGGCATCTGTGGCGAACACGGCGGCGACCCGCAATCGGTCCGCTTCTGTCACGAAGTCGGTCTGGACTACGTCAGCTGCAGCCCCTTCCGTGTGCCGATCGCACGCTTGGCTGCCGCACAAGCTGCCTTGGGTTAA
- the rplI gene encoding 50S ribosomal protein L9, which yields MPATRHKQTFKRLPKGENGGIQLLLIHNIEHLGKQGDIVEVKRGYALNYLLPQGLATIANDHHKRMVEKHRDKLRAIELEKLKEWRDLSDELGKQSITIEANANDEGHLYGSVGPHEIVDALKEAGFTLAQDQIRLEGPLKELGLYTVKIHLHSEVDASLKVWVVPTVTAESAEA from the coding sequence ATGCCTGCGACCCGTCACAAGCAAACGTTTAAACGCCTGCCCAAGGGCGAAAACGGCGGCATCCAACTGTTGCTGATCCACAACATCGAACACCTGGGCAAGCAGGGCGACATCGTCGAAGTCAAACGCGGTTACGCGCTGAACTACCTGCTGCCGCAAGGTCTGGCAACCATCGCCAATGACCACCACAAGCGAATGGTGGAAAAGCACCGCGACAAACTGCGTGCGATCGAACTGGAAAAGCTGAAGGAGTGGCGAGACCTGTCCGACGAACTGGGCAAGCAGTCGATCACGATCGAAGCCAATGCCAACGACGAAGGTCACCTGTACGGAAGCGTCGGTCCGCACGAAATCGTCGACGCCCTGAAGGAAGCCGGCTTCACCTTGGCCCAAGACCAGATCCGTTTGGAAGGTCCGCTGAAGGAACTGGGTCTGTACACGGTCAAGATCCACTTGCACAGCGAAGTCGACGCCAGCCTGAAAGTCTGGGTCGTCCCGACGGTCACCGCCGAATCGGCCGAAGCCTGA
- a CDS encoding single-stranded DNA-binding protein, translating to MASYNRVVLMGNLTRDIDLRYTPGGRAVTDIGIAVNDRRKNAEGEWVDETTFVDVTLWGRTAEVASEYLSKGSPIFIEGRLKLDSWEKDGKKNYKLRVIGERMQLISGRDGSGGGGGGRRPAQGDASQGGPPPQSHRDDSGPPPGRGDAQPTGEGAGYEDADIPF from the coding sequence ATGGCCAGCTACAATCGCGTCGTCTTGATGGGCAACTTGACGCGAGACATTGACTTGCGTTACACGCCCGGGGGACGTGCCGTGACCGACATCGGTATCGCCGTCAACGATCGACGAAAGAATGCCGAAGGCGAATGGGTCGACGAAACCACTTTCGTGGACGTCACCCTGTGGGGACGAACCGCGGAAGTCGCCAGCGAATACCTAAGCAAGGGCTCTCCGATCTTTATCGAAGGCCGCCTGAAACTGGATTCCTGGGAAAAGGACGGCAAGAAGAATTACAAACTGCGGGTCATCGGCGAACGCATGCAGTTGATCAGCGGACGTGACGGATCCGGCGGCGGTGGCGGCGGTCGTCGTCCCGCACAAGGCGACGCGTCCCAGGGCGGTCCCCCGCCGCAAAGCCATCGCGATGATTCGGGTCCGCCACCCGGACGCGGTGACGCGCAGCCGACCGGCGAAGGTGCCGGGTACGAAGACGCCGACATCCCGTTCTGA
- the rpsF gene encoding 30S ribosomal protein S6, with the protein MANNTYETLLILDSNHYARDPGGVAKRVEEVVTAAGGEVHVNRLWMEQKLAYPINGHQKGTYWLVYFSGEGDVVAKTDRGFHLDDAVVRHLTIRLDPRLVEPILANARGERVVGADSDEAGDSESGDTPAPAAAEAPAEA; encoded by the coding sequence GTGGCCAACAACACCTACGAAACCCTGTTGATCCTGGACAGCAACCACTACGCACGCGACCCCGGTGGCGTTGCAAAACGAGTGGAAGAAGTTGTCACGGCGGCCGGTGGTGAAGTTCACGTCAACCGATTGTGGATGGAACAGAAACTGGCGTACCCGATCAACGGGCACCAAAAAGGCACCTACTGGTTGGTGTACTTCTCCGGCGAAGGCGATGTGGTCGCCAAGACCGACCGCGGATTCCACTTGGATGACGCCGTCGTTCGCCACCTGACCATCCGCTTGGATCCGCGCCTGGTGGAACCGATCCTGGCAAACGCTCGCGGCGAACGCGTCGTTGGAGCGGATTCGGACGAAGCCGGCGACTCGGAATCCGGCGACACACCGGCCCCGGCCGCCGCCGAAGCCCCGGCAGAAGCCTGA
- the pth gene encoding aminoacyl-tRNA hydrolase: MKLIVGLGNPGRKYQGTRHNVGFDVLAKLAGLLAAPGAKTKFEGEVTEGHSGGQKLVLLWPHTYMNASGRSVRKAKDFYKLDDADLLVVCDDLNLPTGRLRIRPRGSAGGQKGLADIIRMLGGEEFARLRVGIDRPPPGWQTPDYVLGRFDSQEQSLIDPAIDRAAQAVMDWAVDDMTAVMSRYNAKAD; this comes from the coding sequence ATGAAACTGATCGTCGGGCTTGGCAATCCGGGCCGGAAATACCAGGGAACACGGCACAACGTCGGGTTCGACGTCTTGGCGAAACTGGCCGGCTTGCTGGCGGCGCCGGGGGCGAAGACGAAGTTCGAAGGCGAGGTGACCGAAGGCCACAGCGGCGGACAAAAACTGGTCCTGCTTTGGCCACACACTTACATGAATGCCAGCGGCCGAAGCGTCCGCAAGGCAAAAGATTTTTACAAATTGGATGACGCCGACCTGCTGGTCGTCTGCGACGATCTGAATCTGCCGACCGGGCGATTGCGGATCCGACCACGCGGCAGTGCGGGTGGCCAAAAAGGGCTGGCCGACATCATTCGGATGTTGGGCGGCGAAGAATTTGCCCGCTTGCGGGTTGGAATCGACCGACCGCCACCTGGTTGGCAAACGCCCGACTATGTGTTGGGTCGCTTCGATTCCCAGGAACAGTCGTTGATCGATCCGGCGATCGATCGTGCCGCTCAGGCCGTCATGGACTGGGCAGTGGACGACATGACGGCGGTGATGAGCCGATACAACGCGAAGGCCGATTGA
- a CDS encoding 50S ribosomal protein L25 translates to MADVLQVEKRTNLGTTDSRRLRRSGRVPAVLYGHGESNEHLSVPNDDVQLLLRHHGRTVELKGDVNETALVADMQWDPLGIEVLHMDLMRVNLREKVDVTVALTTVGDAPGVREGGLLLENLHEVEIRCPAGDIPESVQLDVNGLGVGQHLTAGDVMLPEGAELVTPAETTVVHIEMPKTESEEAGEAGSGEPEVIAKGGEKDEE, encoded by the coding sequence ATGGCAGACGTATTGCAGGTCGAAAAAAGAACCAACTTGGGCACCACTGATTCCCGCCGTCTGCGTCGCAGCGGCCGGGTGCCCGCCGTGCTGTATGGTCACGGCGAAAGCAACGAACATTTGTCGGTCCCCAACGATGACGTCCAATTGCTGTTGCGTCATCACGGACGCACCGTGGAACTGAAGGGTGACGTCAACGAAACCGCTTTGGTGGCCGACATGCAGTGGGATCCGTTGGGGATCGAAGTGCTGCACATGGATTTGATGCGTGTCAACTTGCGGGAAAAGGTCGACGTCACCGTGGCACTGACCACCGTCGGCGACGCCCCCGGCGTTCGCGAAGGCGGATTGTTGCTGGAAAATCTGCACGAAGTCGAAATCCGCTGTCCGGCCGGCGATATTCCCGAATCGGTTCAACTGGACGTCAACGGTCTGGGCGTCGGCCAGCACTTGACCGCGGGTGACGTCATGCTGCCCGAGGGCGCCGAATTGGTCACTCCGGCCGAGACGACCGTGGTTCACATCGAAATGCCGAAGACCGAGAGCGAAGAAGCGGGTGAAGCCGGCAGCGGCGAACCGGAAGTCATCGCCAAGGGAGGCGAAAAGGACGAGGAGTGA
- a CDS encoding HDOD domain-containing protein produces MPPTTSRTPQLSQRAEQARWEYALSEPARRMIAEGALDGKTSRSMCRWLAADRELASRVLRWCNTPLFNLSTPFSNLAEAIQTLGSADIARLTFLAEVRRRYLQCKPADGFDPRRLWSHSVGVGAVSAMIARTCGVDDPGSVMLVGTLHDIGVAVTATLNPWETAEVFAEVDRLSTIQEVEFDRNGWSHAPLGAAVLKHWELPDAAQSVALRHHDDLSGQSLDTLDPVLCCVVISNYLCCRIGRAIAKECTLPTPADIVFQRLDISSDMLMLIWHQLHETLGNADPLAK; encoded by the coding sequence ATGCCTCCCACCACGTCCCGTACTCCTCAGCTGTCGCAACGTGCCGAACAGGCGCGGTGGGAATACGCGTTAAGCGAACCCGCGCGACGGATGATCGCCGAAGGTGCCTTGGACGGAAAAACCAGCCGGTCGATGTGCCGCTGGCTCGCGGCGGACCGCGAACTTGCATCGCGTGTGCTGCGTTGGTGCAACACGCCGCTGTTCAACTTATCAACGCCGTTTTCCAACCTTGCCGAAGCCATCCAGACCCTCGGTTCGGCCGACATCGCGCGTTTGACGTTCTTGGCGGAGGTCCGCCGGCGGTACTTGCAGTGCAAACCGGCCGACGGATTTGACCCACGTCGGCTGTGGAGCCACAGCGTCGGGGTCGGCGCGGTATCGGCGATGATCGCGCGGACCTGTGGCGTCGATGACCCCGGCAGTGTGATGCTGGTCGGAACACTTCACGACATCGGGGTCGCCGTCACGGCAACGCTGAATCCCTGGGAAACGGCGGAAGTTTTCGCCGAGGTCGACCGGCTCTCGACGATCCAAGAGGTGGAATTCGACCGCAACGGTTGGAGCCACGCACCGCTGGGCGCGGCGGTTCTGAAGCACTGGGAATTGCCCGATGCGGCCCAATCGGTGGCGTTACGACATCACGATGATCTGTCCGGCCAATCGCTCGACACGCTGGATCCGGTGCTGTGCTGTGTCGTCATTTCCAATTATCTTTGCTGTCGGATCGGGCGGGCAATCGCGAAAGAATGCACCTTGCCCACGCCGGCGGACATCGTCTTTCAGCGGCTGGACATCAGTTCGGACATGTTGATGCTGATCTGGCACCAGCTTCACGAAACGCTGGGAAACGCCGATCCGCTGGCAAAGTAG
- a CDS encoding ATP-binding protein, with protein sequence MSSSNRPAAPGMPSAAPDADSQLDALLARIESLSGQAAESSDGAIPTSSSASLPQPKQPATLPSDRTPAAPPATPAAANPAAATRPATATRPAAPQPAAPKVRPAEAASSAKLGFQPSRDEPWRPIEPATMQEAGVNETLLEAIVYRYLLNVGECPGRQIADQVKLPFRMIEPILTRLKMEQNVAYKSATATNDYVYILSESGRAIARNHASDCTYYGACPVRLQDYIVSVNKQTIEGQYPKKRNLQEAFRDLLINPKMLLRLGPAIASGRGMFLFGFPGNGKTSIAERVTRAFGKYIWIPRAIDIDGDVLRVFDPMNHELEMPDPGSGLLKQDPFDQRWVRIKRPTIVAGGELTMDMLEVARNNESNISESPMQLKSNCGTLVIDDFGRQKMSVDQLLNRWIVPLEKRYDFLNMASGKKIQVPFDQLVVFSTNLEPKDLVDDAFLRRIPYKIEVENPPEADFRKLFEIMCKVTKIPYDPGPIDYLIKTHYLPVNRPFRNCQPRDLLLQVRNYCLYNDLKVELKNEYFDFACDNYFSVM encoded by the coding sequence ATGAGTTCATCGAATCGTCCCGCCGCGCCGGGAATGCCGTCCGCTGCCCCCGATGCGGATAGCCAGCTGGACGCTTTGCTGGCCAGAATCGAGTCGCTCAGCGGTCAAGCGGCCGAGTCGAGCGATGGTGCCATCCCGACGTCATCTTCGGCATCACTGCCACAGCCCAAACAACCGGCCACCTTGCCGTCCGATCGGACACCGGCGGCACCGCCTGCGACACCCGCCGCGGCGAATCCCGCAGCTGCCACCCGGCCGGCGACAGCAACTCGACCAGCTGCACCCCAACCCGCGGCACCGAAAGTTCGACCCGCCGAAGCTGCGTCTTCCGCCAAACTGGGCTTTCAACCATCGCGTGACGAACCTTGGCGTCCCATCGAACCGGCCACGATGCAGGAAGCGGGCGTCAACGAGACTTTGCTGGAAGCAATCGTCTATCGCTATCTGTTGAACGTCGGCGAATGTCCTGGTCGCCAGATCGCCGATCAGGTGAAGTTGCCGTTCCGCATGATCGAGCCGATCCTGACGCGGCTGAAAATGGAACAGAACGTTGCGTACAAGAGTGCGACAGCGACCAACGATTACGTGTATATCCTGAGCGAATCGGGACGCGCGATCGCGCGGAATCATGCCTCGGATTGCACCTACTACGGGGCCTGTCCGGTGCGGTTGCAAGACTACATCGTCAGTGTCAATAAACAGACGATCGAAGGTCAGTATCCGAAAAAGCGAAACCTGCAGGAAGCATTCCGAGATCTGCTGATCAATCCCAAGATGTTGCTGCGTTTGGGGCCCGCAATCGCCAGCGGCCGCGGCATGTTCCTGTTCGGCTTCCCCGGTAACGGGAAAACGTCCATCGCCGAGCGGGTCACCCGAGCGTTCGGAAAATACATTTGGATCCCGCGGGCGATCGATATCGACGGCGACGTGCTGCGGGTCTTCGATCCGATGAACCACGAACTGGAAATGCCTGATCCGGGATCCGGGTTGCTCAAACAGGATCCGTTCGACCAGCGTTGGGTCCGCATCAAGCGGCCCACCATCGTGGCCGGTGGCGAATTGACAATGGACATGCTGGAAGTCGCTCGCAACAACGAATCGAACATCAGCGAATCGCCGATGCAGCTGAAAAGCAACTGCGGCACGCTGGTCATCGATGACTTCGGCCGTCAAAAGATGAGCGTGGATCAGTTGCTGAACCGCTGGATCGTGCCGCTGGAGAAACGGTACGACTTTTTGAACATGGCCAGCGGAAAGAAAATCCAGGTCCCCTTTGATCAATTGGTCGTCTTCAGCACCAACCTGGAACCTAAGGACTTGGTCGACGACGCGTTTTTGCGACGGATTCCCTACAAGATCGAAGTCGAAAATCCGCCGGAAGCCGACTTCCGCAAACTGTTCGAGATCATGTGCAAGGTGACCAAGATCCCGTACGATCCCGGCCCGATCGATTACCTGATCAAGACGCACTACTTGCCCGTCAATCGACCGTTTCGTAACTGCCAGCCGCGTGACTTGTTGCTGCAGGTTCGCAACTATTGCCTGTACAACGATTTGAAAGTCGAACTGAAGAACGAGTACTTCGACTTCGCCTGTGACAACTACTTCAGCGTGATGTAG
- a CDS encoding GNAT family N-acetyltransferase: MPDTVSEISTTRFAASHALPSGQGESRDPSGNHQPTVPAGRWTAPSVDNGQTSLIAAATTKPTAVRCLSLDELDSQAVESWSQLREGRSEFQSPFFSHRFAQAVQRARGDVQVAVASQRNRIVGVLPFHRRGRVAYPVGRFFNDAHQLITASDITVDWIDLLRQLSLRSFDAHAMTGVNDRDRDRFRMRTVRSFACELGDDSRGYLNRLGRDHKTIGRQPQKTRKMQREVGTVRWELDCREPAVLDQVIAWKRDQYRRTHILDLFKPDWTRRMIGDLHSNLGSDAADLGRCSSRGLLSVLWVDGRPAAGHFGMIESGRLHYWFPAYDPALGRYSPGTALFRGIIEAASDHGITMIDMGYGEQPYKRKQTDTVTEVSAGCISRCKVHRTYRFLERMLVHAAQSIPMKESVKRIVRATTPDAGIGKLR; encoded by the coding sequence ATGCCCGATACAGTTTCGGAAATTTCCACGACGCGCTTCGCCGCATCGCACGCCCTTCCCAGCGGACAGGGTGAATCACGCGATCCATCCGGCAACCACCAACCCACAGTGCCGGCCGGTCGCTGGACTGCACCGTCGGTCGACAACGGCCAGACCTCTTTGATCGCCGCGGCCACGACGAAGCCAACCGCGGTCCGCTGCTTGTCGCTGGATGAACTGGATTCACAAGCCGTCGAGTCGTGGTCGCAGCTCCGGGAAGGCCGATCGGAATTTCAATCGCCGTTCTTTTCCCATCGTTTCGCCCAAGCCGTCCAACGTGCCCGAGGCGACGTGCAGGTCGCGGTCGCCAGCCAACGAAATCGAATCGTCGGTGTACTGCCGTTTCACCGACGCGGCCGTGTCGCCTATCCGGTCGGTCGTTTCTTCAATGACGCACACCAACTGATCACGGCCAGTGACATAACCGTCGATTGGATCGATCTACTGCGTCAACTGTCATTGCGATCCTTTGATGCCCACGCCATGACGGGCGTCAACGATCGCGACCGCGATCGTTTTCGAATGCGGACGGTGCGATCGTTTGCTTGCGAACTAGGCGACGATTCGCGTGGCTACCTGAATCGATTGGGTCGCGATCACAAAACGATCGGACGCCAGCCTCAAAAAACACGCAAGATGCAGCGTGAGGTCGGGACGGTGCGTTGGGAATTGGACTGTCGCGAACCCGCCGTGCTGGACCAAGTCATCGCCTGGAAACGTGACCAGTACCGGCGGACTCATATCTTGGACCTGTTCAAACCCGACTGGACCCGCCGCATGATCGGCGACTTGCACAGCAACCTGGGTTCGGATGCCGCAGACCTTGGGCGCTGTTCATCGCGAGGCTTGTTGAGCGTGTTGTGGGTCGACGGACGACCGGCAGCCGGGCACTTCGGGATGATCGAATCCGGACGACTTCACTATTGGTTTCCCGCCTACGATCCGGCACTGGGCCGATATTCACCGGGGACCGCACTGTTCCGCGGCATCATCGAAGCGGCATCGGATCACGGAATCACGATGATCGACATGGGCTATGGCGAACAGCCTTACAAACGCAAACAAACGGATACGGTGACCGAGGTTTCGGCCGGCTGCATCAGCCGTTGCAAGGTCCATCGCACCTACCGATTCCTGGAACGCATGCTGGTCCATGCGGCGCAGTCGATCCCGATGAAGGAATCGGTCAAGCGGATCGTCCGTGCAACGACCCCCGATGCCGGGATCGGCAAACTGCGATAA
- the sucD gene encoding succinate--CoA ligase subunit alpha: protein MSILIDKNTKVICQGITGSAGSFHTKGCKEYAGTQMVGGVTPGKGGQTVEGLPVFDTVEEAVAQTGADATMIFVPPPFTADAILEAVDAGIRVIAAITEGVPVLDMVRVYEKVKASDSILIGPNCPGLITPEECKIGIMPGYIHQRGKVGVMSRSGTLTYEAVWQTSNLGLGQSTCVGLGGDPIVGTNYIDLFKLYQEDDQTEAILMIGEIGGTAEEEAAAFVKEHVTKPVAAFIAGRTAPPGKRMGHAGAIISGGKGTATEKVAALEDAGIVVAPTPATMGEAVTEAIKKHS from the coding sequence ATGTCCATCCTGATCGACAAGAACACCAAGGTCATCTGCCAAGGCATCACCGGCAGTGCGGGCAGCTTCCACACCAAGGGCTGCAAAGAATACGCCGGCACCCAAATGGTCGGTGGCGTCACTCCGGGCAAAGGCGGACAAACCGTCGAAGGTCTGCCGGTCTTTGACACCGTCGAAGAAGCCGTCGCCCAGACCGGCGCCGACGCGACAATGATTTTTGTCCCGCCACCGTTCACCGCCGATGCCATCTTGGAAGCGGTCGACGCCGGCATCCGGGTCATCGCCGCTATCACCGAAGGCGTTCCGGTGCTGGACATGGTCCGAGTCTATGAAAAAGTTAAAGCCAGTGATTCGATCCTGATCGGTCCCAACTGTCCCGGTTTGATCACGCCGGAGGAATGCAAGATCGGCATCATGCCCGGCTACATTCACCAGCGTGGCAAGGTCGGGGTGATGAGCCGCAGTGGGACGCTGACTTACGAGGCCGTTTGGCAAACCAGCAACCTGGGGCTTGGCCAGAGCACCTGCGTCGGGCTGGGTGGTGACCCGATCGTCGGCACCAATTACATCGATCTGTTCAAGCTGTACCAAGAAGACGACCAGACCGAAGCCATTCTAATGATCGGTGAAATCGGCGGCACCGCGGAGGAAGAAGCGGCCGCGTTCGTCAAGGAACACGTCACCAAACCGGTCGCCGCCTTCATCGCCGGACGAACCGCACCGCCCGGCAAACGCATGGGACACGCCGGTGCCATCATTTCCGGCGGCAAGGGAACGGCCACCGAAAAGGTCGCGGCATTGGAAGACGCCGGGATTGTCGTCGCACCGACCCCCGCCACGATGGGCGAAGCGGTCACCGAAGCGATCAAAAAGCACAGCTGA